TCCTGTACCGTGCCCAAGGCCGATTGGTGCCAGTGGTTATGGTGCATTCCATTTACATCGGACACCATGAGTTGCAATTGGGAATGATGTCACACCTGAGATAAATGTGTTCCATTTTTGATACAGCTCCACAAGTCAAAAATTAAGCTGAACACTTTCAAGATTTTGGAGTGTAGAGTGCAACAAAATATACTTAGTCCACCAATGAGACAGTTAGTGTTTTAATTTACTCTTCAGGCGTTTGTCTTTAGCAACTTTTACCGGCTTAGCCAATATTGTTCGTACCACCTGACAAACAACACATTATGCAGTATTTTATGCATACAAAATATTGCAGCAACTTGCCCATGGACTGCAATAGAAGAGTATTATGTGCACAATTTATTAAATTAGATACAAAAAGacagaagtgaaaaaaaaaaaattaaaattaaacaactgcatcTTTCACCACTGTTGGTGCAGTCATGTTGGCTTGTGAACTTTGAGTGTGTGAGGGGCCAAATGAGTTAGAATTTTGACTTCAGGGTTTGTTCCTGATGGGTATAACTGGAAAATTCCAACCTCCTGATATTATACccagattccatagtgtgaagtgaATGACAGTCTATGACCCCCTtgaatgggatgccagtccatcacctgTTACTTGCCCAATCAAGGCTcacacccatttacagctgggtgggctaGGACAATGCAGAGGACAcggacaggtagcatgaccaggaatggAACCAAGGATAAATATTGTTAATGCAGCTCCTATCCCACTGTTCTCAGTGCAGAGTAATAATTGCAGAAGCAGCCTTAAATTTCTCTGAGCCAGGTATTTGAAATAAATGTGTATAAAGCATAAGATTTGTTTCATCACTCGGCTCTAAGATTTTAGTTTATCAGTGCTGCTGCTGAATAAATGTCAAAATATATTTGTACATAACACTTTTATATTCACAttttgctggattttttttttcttttgtaactaatattttgggttttgtttattgttcattgtgtctttgtcttttatctatttgtaaagcattttgagttaCTTTTGTGTCTGAATGGTGCTATATTAATAAACTTTATCTCCCTCCCACCCCCAACAGCTTAGCTTCATTATGGCCATCAGTCAATTTCGTCTTTTCAAGATTTGCACGTGTCTAGCCAGCTTGCTTTCTTTCATTAAAAGGTTAATATGCAGGTAAGCACGGCTATACTGTCAGTCAGTAACATTCTTGTAACGGTGTGAAATGTTCTGGGCAGATATTGTTGTTATTAGAGCAAACACTGGTTGTTACAAACCTGACATTGCAAATTCAGAACTTTTGTAGCTTTATATAGTTGAATACAGCTCCATCTAGTGGTATAATCTGTGGCCATTTCCACTTCGAAAATGGTTTCCACAATTTGGAAAATAATGTAAACACCACTGTACTTCACAATAACCCAGACCAGGTTTTGTTCTAAAGGGCACATGCTCGAACCCTACTGAATtctcatttgtttgtttatttatttcctgGTCTTACAGGAGTGGGAGGGGCCGAAAGCTCAGTGGTGATCAAATAACGCTCCCAACATCAGTGGATTTTTCATCTTCTGTACTAAAACAGGTCAGTCAACAACAGGGTGCCATGAGGACCTGTCTGTGTGTCTAGCTTTGGTGGACTCGATCATTATGAAAAGCAAATTCAGTATTTAATCATGTGATAATTGTTGGTGaaggttctcagtcatccaggtaaGCGATACCAAAACATTTCCACTCCACCAACTGGACAACTTGCTGAGTTTCAAGTTTTGGCTGCGTTCATCCAGTAAGCTATGTCAATGAGTGGTGAAAACCAGGTCTTAAAAACAAAGAAGAACCACAGTTGCTGGAGTGTAAATGTTTCAaaattgcttgatcaaaattagaAATAGCCTCCAATGCAAACTGCTGCAAAACAGTTTTCACATTTTTATTGCCTCATCCGCACAGGCAGAGATTGAAGAATGGAGCTCTTGGGATGAAGATGCCCCAACGAGTATTAAGATTGAAGGTGGAAATGGAAACGTTGCTTCGCCCCCAAATGATATAGATGAGGAGCCAGACTACTTCAGAGACATGGCTCCAACAATCAGGAAAATGCAGAAGGTAAACCTGCAGAAAAGGTAGTCCAGATCCAGGATCATCAACTGATGGTGACCAACTAAatggtgtgaatgtttttgttttttgcagtctgtgtttaCGTGCATGGCTTTTGTGTTGTAAGTGAAGTCAGATCATATAATTAATTTCAAAGAATGATCCAATGGCATATTTCCTTTAGATTTACTATTAATTATTTCCAACCCTCGGATACAGTAATTCATTTTTAAGAAACAATGCCAAAGTTTGACTAGATTCAGTGAGAGAAGGTTTACACTTTGGCCTCATTCTATAGATGAATCAAGTAAACACCCATTATTGAGCTTGGCCAGTACTAAACAAATCACAAGGTCCATTCTGAATGTCAGGTGTTTGATAACTCCTGTACCACGTAATTGcgtcattaaaataaaatattgaatttatttattcaatttaaaCAATCACTGCACTATTTGTGCAACCTTATAAAGCTTTCAGTTGTCTCCAGTTTCTCATAAAtagcactatgtaacaaatttttatttttgttttgttcctgggtacacagtgtgttttcctaacctgttatgccttaaataaatagaaaatagctgttattccacagaaaccttgcttctgtgatcaggacaatgatattttgaaatttgtctgttttcaagaatattctcgattcgccttcactactaccgaggagtcttctagaatattcttaactgctagaactgtccagaattttctacaagtttccagaattatctagaaatttcaagaaacttttagaactttctagaacgtaaaaaaaaaaatacaatcaaagtttgtgctgaatgtagtcatttttccatagactttagacataagcagttgaaatataacacttagaagccaggaacaaaaattgtgttacatagtgtagttTATAAGATTATAATGGTAAAGAAATGACAAAAACCTAAATATATACAGGGTGACTTTCTTGCAGATACTGTATTACAACTTATTTCTTTAAAACAACTTGAACAAATTCATACTTTTTAGAAACCAGTTATTTAAATTTGTACTTGCGTGACCTTTAATCTGATGAATATGCCTATAAAATGAGTAATTACTGCTAAATTGTTAACATAAATAATGAGGTTATTACAAAAAGCATTAAATCTTTGTATCCAAGCAGACCGTTATCTGTAAGACTTTCTCAAGTTTCAGTGTTGGCTCTGTTTTCTGTGGTTTCCGTGGTGCAGATAGTGCTGAAGAAGAGAGAGCCTTTAAACTTCCTGGTCCCTGATGGCTCAGCAGGTTTCtccagcagactggctgcctctcAAGATATGATATCATTCACTCCACCCTCAGTGAGTTTCAGTTTTGCTCTGATGTCTCATATGTGTACTTCCCCCCTCCGACAGCACACAGTATTGTTGGAATATCTGGaaaatgttgataaccattcagtCATGGTGAAACATGTTGGACTACACACAAATTATAGGATTGTTTAAAATGATGGCTCAGCTTGGTCTAAACTCAAAATAATGACACAATAATAATGTCAAAGGACAGATGGTATTTACTGGATTGTCACGACGTGTAACTTTGCTAATAAAACTCAGATTGATGTGTTTCACAAAATTTTCTCAATCTTCTCACGAAAGCCTCTGTGAAATTTCTTCAATTTATTGTTGTAAAATGCAGGAGAATGCATTTTAGAACATGTAGAACCCTTCAGCTAGGCGGGCCCTGGAACCCCCAGCCTCAGGTGTGGCTTCTCCTCAGATTTGTCTGTTGCTGATTCACATCCCTGCTTCTTGTCAGGCTGAGCTGGGAGAAATGGAAACCTGGCAGGAGGACACAAACGCGTGGGAGGATGAGTCTGATGCTGCTTGGGAGGCAGAAGAGGTGCTCAGGTAATTTACCAAGAATCTATTCATGTCTGAGCAATGCGTCGAAGGATCACTTTAATAGCAATTTGTCCAGGAAATTGTTGTTTTGTATGGAAAGGGAGTGCTGTCacaccagttaaaaaaaaaaaaaaaaatctgcttaaATATGAACAATATTTGTTGCAGCCTCTCTGTGTGCACACACAATTACGCACGctaagtagggctgccacaaacggtTATTTTGCTAATTGACTAGTCACagattatttttgcaattagttGACTAATCAGATTTTAAGTAAATTGCGGCTTAttgcaccagcatgcagctgttatttgtctttgaatgttgctattgtttattatatcatttaatgaATTGTTTATTTTACTATGTGTCATTGTTGGCAATATgtttgagagagagagggagagagagggggagagagagagagggagagagattcTCAAGGGTtgtatgaaattaatttttttcttttgttgaagTGAGATCAGTCACCAACATGTTGAGGATTGCTTCAGTCAGAATATTTGCTTGCAGAGGTGTGCATGTTGTTGCCTTGGTAACAGTCATCCATTGAAGAGGAACACATTTTTTAGCGCTGTAACGTAGCATTATTAAACATTAGtgttatcacatttcctattcaaacatgacatcactGTTATAACGTTACAGCAAACGTGTAACATATGTatgctaaggctaatgaaattgTCATCGCTAATGTTAACATTGACAGCTATCAATATAAGTAAGtagctgtgtgcttgctctagaggttggtaaggttagaccttacttatgtgaagaacCTTgagggcagctttgttgtgattcggcgctatataaatgtaattaaTTAAAGGAGCTCACTATAGGCGTTAAtgttatcaaatcaattttatttatataatgccaaatcacaacaaacagttgccccaaggcgctttatattgtaaggcaaggccatacaataattacggaaaaaccccaacggtcaaaacgaccccctttgagcaagcacttggcaacagtgggaaggaaaaattcccttttaacaggaagaaacctccagcagaaccaggctcagggaggggcagtcttctgctgggactggttggggctgagggagagaaccaggaaaaagacatgctgtggaggggagcagagatcaatcactaatgattaaatgtagagtggtgcatacagagcaaaaagagaaagaaacactcagtgcatcatgggaaccccccagcagtctaagtgtatagcagcataactaagggatggttcagggtcacctgatccagccctaactataagctttagcaaaaaggaaagttttaagcctaatcttaaaagtagagagggtgtctgtctccctgatctgaattgggagctggttccacaggagaggagcctgaaagctgaaggctctgcctcccattctactcttacaaaccctaggaactacaagtaagcctgcagtctgagagcgaagcgctctattggggtgatatggtactatgaggtccgtaagataagatgggacctgattattcaaaaccttataagtaagaagaagaattttaaattctattctagaattaacaggaagtcaatgaagagaggccaatatgggtgagatatgctctctccttctagtccccgtcagcactctagctgcagcattttgaattaactgaaggcttttcagggaacttttaggacaacctgataataatgaattacaatagtccagcctagaggaaataaatgcatgaattagtttttcagcatcactctgagacaagacctttctgattttagagatattgcgcaaatgcaaaaaagcagtcctacatatttgtttaatatgcgcattgaatgacatatcctgatcaaaaatgactccaagatttctcacagtattactagaggtcagggtaatgccatccagagtaaggatctggttagacaccatgtttctaagatttgtggggccaagtacaataacttcagttttatctgagtttaaaagcaggaaattagaggtcatccatgtctttatgtctgtaagacaatcctgcagtttagctaagtggtgtgtgtcctctggcttcatggatagataaagctgggtatcatctgcgtaacaatgaaaatttaagcaatgccgtctaataatactgcctaagggaaacatgtataaagtgaataaaattggtcctagcacagaaccttgtggaactccataattaaccttagtctgtgaagaagattccccatttacatgaacaaattgtaatctattagataaatatgattcaaaccatcgcagtgcagtgcctttaatacctatggcatgctctaatctctgatgctgtttctgtactatgatgaatactaaaacctgactgaaactcttcaaatagaccattcctctgcagatgatcagttagctgttttacaactaccctttcaataatttttgagagaaaaggaaggttggagattggcctataattagctaagatagctgggtcaagtgatggctttttaagtaatcgtttaattactgccaccttaaaagcctgtggtacatagccaactaataaagatagattgatcatatttaagatcaaagcattaattaatggtagggcttccttgagcagcctggtaggaatggggtctaatagacatgttgatggtttggatgaagtaactaatgaaaataactcagaacaatcggagagaaagagtctaaccaaatactggcatcactgaaagcagccaaagataacgatacgtctttgggatggttatgagtaattttttctctaatagataaaattttattagcagagaaagtcatgaagtcattactagttaaagttaaaggaattctcggctcaatagagctctgactctttgtcagcctggctacagtgctgaaaagaaagctggggttgttcttattttcttcaattagtgatgagtagtaagatgtcctagctttacggagggcttttttatagagccacagactctttttccaggctaagtgaagatcttctaaattagtgagacgccatttcctctccaacttacgggttatctgttttaagctgcgagtttgtgacttTTGATGTTAGTGGCTCACAAGCCAATTAGCTGACAGAGACAACCGTTGTACTGCcgtggaaggcaagttctgccttaCAGAGTTTACATTGcacatttttctctttaatttagTTAAAATGTTCCCAGACTTTTGAGTTCTGTTGCCGGCTAGCCATGATACtgtttgggcataacttttccAGTGACATCACGGCTGACCCCAGTTACCACGACTGCACATGTAcctcaaggacagaaaggcagcagaAGGTACAGCagcatctttgagagaaaagcgaagcttaaaaaaataaacagtgatGTCGATTCTTAAATTAGTCACAGACAGTTTTGGTAATTGATGTAATCCTGACTGGTCGGCTAATGGTGGCAGCCCTAATGGTAAGCTTTTTTGACAAATTTATTCTTGCAGTTGCACATGATAATAGAGAAAGAAAATACAGATAGGTGTCTTTATTAATATTAACACAGCGCTCGTGTGTGTACACAAAAACTCCAAGCCGACTCATTTCATCATAACGTGATACTGATCTTTTTATCCCCCCGTTATGAAATATAGGGGCTATAGCGATCAGCATCCGTCCGTCCATTTTAGCTTGTtagcgcgatatctcaagaaccagttgaccagtttcattcatatttagcataagagtgtacttgggtgatcccccgacACCAGTTGATTCTGGAGATCTTggagtcaatttcaaggtcatagcGAGCTATTCAAGATATCATTGCCACGCCTGTGTACTTCAACTTCAGACCGCTCCTACTTATTTTGTCGCCTTTTGGGGGGGGAGTGGTTACATTGTATTAAATACATTTTCTATTTGAtgtgtatgttttattttttgactGCTGTAAATCACTTCCTTGCCAGTAGGTGGCAGAACACACTGCAAGTGTTACAGCTCACAGGCATCTATGCACTGAACACATACACATTTTTGCTTTGCCTTTAACAGGCAACAGAAGCTGGTGGAGAGAGAAAAGCGGTCATTGGAGCAGCAGAGGAAGAAGATGGAGAAAGAGGTCCAGAGGATGATGAAGAAAGAGCAGAAGATCGCTGTCAAGCTTTCGTAACACTTTAGAAATGCTCGGTTTAGAGCAAAAGGGATGAGAGGAAAGACACTGAATCAGATGTTACTCTGTCTTCAACGACCTCAAACCAATCAGGATTACCTGCTGGGACATCATGTGTTCACACACTGTCCACGTCCTCTGCCACGTGTCCACCAGCAGCCATTTATTGTTTCCCACCTGCAGCAGTGTAAAGACGTCCGTCTTGTCAGGCTGGGTTTGTGTCCATGGTGTTTTTGATCTACAAAGAGAGTAGTATTTGTACAATCCACTTAATTTTAGTCTTGACCACAGATGAGATGaatattttaaaatctgtagtAAAATGTTCTGGTGCAGTTTTTTCTCTCTCACAAGTCACATTTGTAAATAAACTGGTATCTGTACTTCTTTTTGAAAGTCAGGCAGCTACTACAAAGTGTCTTCCTTGTCTTATTTACCATCAAAGGACAAAGGAGTGCAATTAATTTTAAGCCTCACTGTATACTAGTGACATTTTTTGGTGTCTATTTTTATgtttgcctcttttttttttttttttttttgacaagattttttctttgtttgtagcTTGATATTTCTCTTTGCTGTACAGCCATTATTACACTGGAATTGTGTGTTAATTAAAGTGATAAAGACTTAAATAAGTGGGACACACGACCCTCTAGCTGTGGGTTCCTATGGCAACCTTGTGGCTACTGATCTGCCATTCTCTTTTCCCACTGATTTTAGATTAATATTGCGCTGCTTTGTTGGGGGGCTTCTTAACATAGTTGGTGTTGACATGAGACAGAAGTCACACATCTGTTATTTTGGCCAATAAGCGGATGAATAAACTTTTATGTTTTCCAAGCTCATAAAACTGAAGGCTACTTGTTGAAGTagagtttgttgtttttttttaatgagtcatTGTAATGCAGTCACAGAAATGCCAATCACCAAAACTCTTGTCATAATATCAGCTGAACTGAAATGTGGAGCTTTGGTGTGTAAATTTTGATTGATGCAATTTTCCATCTTAAATGTTACAAGTAGAAAAGCTTTGCAAGCTTGTACTTGAGTGTTCATGTGTCAGTAATAACTGATGCTTGGAGATGTGATGAGTTACGTAAAATAACAATGGTAATAACCTACAAGTGTACCATATAAGCAGATTTGATCATTAAgattggagggtttttttttggaggaATTGAGTGAACTTGATGGATTTACTCTTGTCACTTTGGGTGActgcatgttttatttttgccactaaaaaaaaaaaattgttttaagaTTGCACatttaatttttccaaaaatgggTCATCAACGGATTATACTGCATCTCTGCTGTATTACCTCTTTGCAGGATTCTAATAAAAAGATTTAAAGTTCTGGAGGTTATGACTCTGCAACAGCCTAATGTGAAAAAAGTATCATTATGGATTCTTGTGTTTTGCATCTTTTTATTGGTATAAAAGAAAGTAGAAGGTACTGTTGTTTGGTTCATGTAAATTATTttgtggttccatatgttttattATAAGAAGTGATCTGAAgtagaaattaattttttttttcttgtttaaatTCATGCTATTGTAAACAGAATAAAATGTGTAttttatgatatatttaattatacatgtttaaggtgcagtttagattttattttttccttaaagCACTTTCTATCTTAAATTTGAACATTTAAAGTAGGGCATGACAGAAAGGTGATATAACTTCATACTATAGTGTTTAGTAGTAATCAGGTGTATCTGTGATTTTTAGATATCCCAAAATAGAATGGGACCTTACCCttgaacagattttttttctcaaaatcaaatcactttgtccttggatGGCCCTCGATTGTTCCACCCAGTTTGGTCCAATTCGGATAAAACTTTGCAAATAAGACCAAAAACATTACCACGTGCACTTATACCCATCTTTGCTAAAGGCAAATTTTGGTATTGACCTGGCTATGTATCCACTAGTTAATTTACTTTTATTTGTGAGGAGATGTACCAGTACTCAGTACTGCTCTGGTTACTTTATATTGGGCTCTGGTATTGTGGTAGTATCTGTTCATTAATATAAGCTCAAGGTCATACTGCTCTCTTCTTATGACATGTCACAAAGGACAATTTAACTGAGttgacaaagaaaaataaaattaagccAGGCTTTTTAAAATTGACTATGAAATGACTCCTAATGAGATATGTAGAAGCGATATGATGCATGGGTGAAGCTCAAGGTGCCACTGTAACCCTCCAAACAACTAATTATCTCCAGTATAATTCTGCATTCACAGAATGTGATCTTGTGACTAATGTGGCCTGTAGCTGAGCTGATTTATTCCCCCCCAGCCAATCTCACAGAGGACTCAGCCTTCCTGTCAAAATCTCCAAAAAGGACTCACTTTTAAAGACAAGTGATACAGCAGAATACCGAACCTTTGCCATGACCTCCACCCACTTCCAAAAATACTGTTATATAAAGTCATTAATGTCCACTTATTTTTAGGATGCCTTCCACAGACTAGCACAAGATGTCAGAGTCTGTGATGACTCAGTGTCCCAGAAGCATCGTGACACTAGACATCATGATGTTGCAACATGAGAGCCCATCTGGCAGACTTTGAgtcattcttaaaaaaaaaaaaagtggcatttTTATACTTATGTAAAATTATGGTAAGTCAAGTAGCTCAGTGGCAAGAGCTAGAGCTGGACTGACACCTAAACAAAGGGTTTCTTTGCCTTTTGTCCTTTGAGGAGACACTTCAGGGAAAGGGTCAAGGAAGAGTATTGGGATTAGGCTTTCATCtgcacccaactgtaaatgggtactggctttaGCTGGGGTCAGTAAGTAGCATGCAACGGACTAGTGGTTCATCTGTGGGGAGCCTTAGACTGTCATCTTCTTCATGCCATAGCACTGGGGATAAACACTGCCCCAATAAGGTTATATATTCAAATCAGTTTATTTGTATGAATGAACTGAAATTGAATATTTgtgtagctccaaatcacaacataggtctcccccccccaaaaaaatgcttCATAAGGGTAAGGTCTAAGCTTACCCACCCTCATTTGAGCATGTATGGAGGCAACTGTGGTAAGGGAAAACATCAGATATTTGtaagaagaaacctgaagcagcccagactcagaggagtgaccatctgctttggccagatTATTAAAAAATTTTTAAACATGCAAAACAGAGATGGAACTCACCATCCCGGTAATTATGGAGCACAGTGGACATCATGACCCACAGTCCATCACTGGTGAAGTTCATACAGGATGAATTTTAGTCAGACTATATCCAGACTGCAAGAGATAAACTTGTAATAGCCGCACAGCAGCTCTGGCAGTGACCTAGTTTGTATCTGTGCAGGCACCAGTCACTCCCTCATTCCAGCTTTGGAGAGGTTCCACTACCATGGAGCTAATGCATTGTTACCAGGCTTATAACGCAAGAGACATGTCAGTGCAGCTTGGGAAAGCTTTTGCAGAAAGTGTGCACTTAAAATGCAAGTTAGTTGCACTGGAGTTTATGCTTTAAAGCAAAggtgggaggggaaaaaaaaaaacttgatgttCCCTTCTTTAGCAGTTTCAGCTCCACATGTACTCTAAAAGTTACAATGTAGGATTTAGGGATGTTGCAGTAAAAATTGACTTGTATTCAATCACACTGTTGATTTCAGGCGTGAGGGAGACATCTTATTCTGGAGCCCACTGTAAGAGCTCCTGGGTTTTAAGCAAAACAAAACCATTTAAGCTTTATTTTGACAGTCAAGCAGACTCTAGAAAATTCTCACATTGGGTGTATAATTACTTGCAAGAACAAATCCGCTCCCTCTTGTGAGCATAGCACAAACTCTCCATAGATGAGTGGGTCACTTGAATGTTGCCATGTTGGAgtcacaaaatttactgtgtacttgaCACACTGACCAGATGAGTTGATATCAAAGAAGCAACTAGAAACAAAAATTGCaactaatgcaatctgcaacctcacctctACATGACAAAAGACACTGCGgttgcagtttaaaaaaaaccccagaagTATGCTACTGAATTAAAACAGACCATGACGTTTCTCATGCTTTAATAACAGACAAAGACATTGATGGAAACCAccagtattgcacatagctcaGGCACGTAACAAGTCAACTGCATTGAAGCTTCAACTTCTATGAACAATACACAGGCTGCACCACATAAAGATCTAttcccagcaaaaaaaaaaaaaaaaaaaagaaaaggatgggggggggggggtaattgccaTAAAACACTGAATTCACATTAAAGCTTTGG
The Thalassophryne amazonica chromosome 7, fThaAma1.1, whole genome shotgun sequence genome window above contains:
- the ebag9 gene encoding receptor-binding cancer antigen expressed on SiSo cells, with the translated sequence MAISQFRLFKICTCLASLLSFIKRLICRSGRGRKLSGDQITLPTSVDFSSSVLKQAEIEEWSSWDEDAPTSIKIEGGNGNVASPPNDIDEEPDYFRDMAPTIRKMQKIVLKKREPLNFLVPDGSAGFSSRLAASQDMISFTPPSAELGEMETWQEDTNAWEDESDAAWEAEEVLRQQKLVEREKRSLEQQRKKMEKEVQRMMKKEQKIAVKLS